A single region of the Clostridia bacterium genome encodes:
- the uvrB gene encoding excinuclease ABC subunit UvrB has product MDRFQLVSEYKPTGDQPQAIDKLASGVEKGFREQVLLGVTGSGKTFTMANVIARVNRPTLVLAHNKTLAAQLCSELKEFFPNNAVEYFVSYYDYYQPEAYIPATDSYIEKDCAINDEIDKLRHSATCSLSERRDVIVVSSVSCIYTLGNPIDYRNMIISLRPGMKWDRDALIRKLVSLKYERNDINFVRNKFRVRGDVVEIYPAYNTDTAIRVELFGDEVERLTEINVLTGKVKAELNHAGIYPASHYIVSDEKREEGLRRIEEEMRERVEFFRAHDRLIEAQRIEQRTMYDIEMLRETGFCNGIENYSRVLAGREPGAVPFTLLDYFPSDFLLMVDESHVTVPQVRAMYAGDRARKETLVEYGFRLPSAFDNRPLNFKEFNERLNQIIYVSATPAEYELERASAVAEQIIRPTGLLDPEISVRPTENQIDDLVGEINARIEAQERVLVTTMTKKMAEDLSAYLETLGIKVRYLHHDVDTIERMEIIRDLRLGEFDVLVGINLLREGLDIPEVSLVAILDADKQGFLRSGTSLIQTIGRAARNANGKVIMYGDEVTSAMEYAIRETDRRRGIQAAYNAANGIIPQTIKKDVRDIIEISTKEKTENINVRRLSAKERARLVEQLTKEMKAAAKLLEFEHAAFLRDKIRSIENGEG; this is encoded by the coding sequence GTGGATAGATTTCAGCTCGTTTCCGAATACAAGCCGACCGGCGATCAGCCGCAGGCGATAGACAAGCTCGCGAGCGGAGTGGAGAAGGGCTTTCGCGAGCAGGTCCTGCTCGGCGTTACCGGCTCGGGCAAGACCTTCACGATGGCGAACGTCATCGCGCGCGTGAACCGCCCGACGCTTGTGCTCGCGCACAACAAAACGCTCGCCGCGCAGCTTTGCAGCGAGCTCAAAGAGTTCTTTCCGAACAACGCCGTTGAATACTTCGTGTCGTATTACGACTACTACCAGCCGGAAGCGTACATCCCCGCGACCGACTCATATATCGAAAAAGACTGCGCGATAAACGACGAGATCGACAAGCTCCGCCACTCCGCGACCTGCTCGCTTTCGGAGCGGCGCGACGTGATCGTCGTTTCATCCGTCTCCTGCATCTACACGCTCGGCAACCCGATCGACTACCGCAACATGATAATCTCGCTGCGCCCGGGTATGAAGTGGGATCGCGACGCGCTTATCCGCAAGCTCGTTTCGCTGAAATACGAGCGAAACGATATCAACTTCGTCCGCAACAAGTTCCGCGTCCGCGGCGACGTCGTGGAGATATACCCCGCATACAACACCGACACCGCGATCCGCGTCGAGCTTTTCGGCGACGAGGTCGAACGCCTGACCGAGATAAACGTCCTGACCGGCAAGGTGAAGGCGGAGCTGAACCACGCCGGCATCTATCCCGCGTCGCACTACATCGTTTCCGACGAGAAGCGCGAGGAGGGGCTGCGCCGCATAGAAGAGGAAATGCGCGAACGCGTCGAGTTTTTCCGTGCGCACGACCGCCTTATCGAAGCGCAGCGCATCGAGCAGCGCACGATGTACGATATCGAAATGCTGCGCGAGACCGGCTTCTGCAACGGTATCGAGAACTACTCCCGCGTGCTCGCGGGCAGGGAACCGGGCGCCGTGCCCTTCACGCTGCTCGACTACTTTCCGAGCGACTTCCTGCTCATGGTGGACGAATCGCACGTCACCGTGCCGCAGGTCAGAGCGATGTACGCCGGCGACCGCGCGCGCAAAGAAACGCTCGTCGAATACGGCTTCCGCCTGCCGTCCGCGTTCGACAACCGCCCGCTGAACTTCAAGGAGTTCAACGAGCGCCTCAATCAGATAATCTACGTTTCCGCGACGCCCGCGGAATACGAGCTGGAACGCGCCTCCGCCGTCGCGGAGCAGATAATCCGCCCGACCGGCCTGCTCGATCCGGAGATCTCCGTCCGCCCGACCGAGAATCAGATCGACGACCTCGTCGGCGAAATAAACGCGCGCATCGAAGCGCAGGAGCGCGTCCTCGTCACGACGATGACGAAGAAGATGGCGGAGGACCTCTCCGCGTATCTGGAAACGCTCGGCATCAAGGTCAGATACCTGCATCACGACGTCGACACGATCGAGCGAATGGAGATAATACGCGACCTGCGTCTCGGCGAATTCGACGTGCTTGTCGGCATAAACCTCCTGCGCGAAGGTCTCGACATCCCCGAAGTCTCGCTCGTCGCGATCCTCGACGCCGACAAACAGGGCTTCCTGCGCAGCGGCACTTCGCTCATACAGACCATCGGCCGCGCCGCGCGAAACGCCAACGGCAAGGTCATCATGTACGGCGACGAGGTCACCTCCGCGATGGAATACGCCATCCGCGAGACCGACCGTCGCCGCGGCATACAGGCGGCGTACAACGCCGCGAACGGCATAATTCCGCAGACTATAAAAAAGGACGTCCGCGACATAATCGAGATCTCCACGAAGGAGAAGACCGAGAATATCAACGTCCGAAGACTTTCCGCGAAGGAGCGCGCCCGCCTCGTCGAACAGCTCACGAAGGAGATGAAGGCGGCGGCGAAGCTGCTTGAATTCGAGCACGCTGCGTTCCTGCGCGATAAGATAAGAAGCATCGAAAACGGAGAGGGCTAA
- the uvrA gene encoding excinuclease ABC subunit UvrA has product MTDKIIIKGAREHNLKNIDVEIPRDKFVVVTGVSGSGKSSLAFDTVFAEGQRRYIESLSSYARQFLGQMDKPDVDTIEGLSPAISIDQKTTSKNPRSTVGTVTEIYDYLRLLYANIGVAHCPVCGRVIEQQSVDQIVDRILAYPDGTRLMILAPIVRNRKGEHQKLLEAASKAGFVRVRVDGIMYDLGESITLDKNVKHRIDVVVDRVIVRDEVKGRITDSVETALRMGEGLVAASTDDGEILFSQNYSCPDHENVSLEELTPRMFSFNNPYGACEKCSGLGVFMKLDPDLIIPDKDLSVAQGAIKASGWNYGGSSICTMYFNGLAKHYGFSLDAPVKDLPRYAINALLYGTGGERIVIERINEYGHGTYLSDFEGVINNLERRYRETQSEWSRSEIESCMSAVPCEACHGARLKPEILAVTVGGVNIYELTSLSIERELDFFERLQLTEREQKIAGMIIKEIKSRLGFLKNVGLGYITLARAASTLSGGENQRIRLATQIGSSLMGVLYILDEPSIGLHQRDNRKLLDALKRLRDLGNTLIVVEHDEETMREADMVIDIGPGAGADGGRLVAQGTAEEIMKCEDSVTGQYLSGKKSIPVPKKRRRGTGEKLTVVGARENNLKGINVDILIGTFTCVTGVSGSGKSSLVNEILFKHLSAEYNRTKQKGGKCDDILGREHLNKVINIDQDPIGRMPSSNPATYTGVFNDIRALFAETTGAKERGFSAGRFSFNVRGGRCEACEGNGIVKIEMHFLPDVYVPCDVCKGKRYNRETLAVKYKGKSIHDVLEMTVDEALDFFDSLPKIKRKLQVLSDVGLGYIKLGQPATTLSGGEAQRVKLATELAKRATGKTIYFLDEPSTGLHSADVQKLVEVLQRLVDAGNTVVVIEHNLDIIKSADYIIDLGPEGGEEGGELVACGTPEQVAKTKGSYTGEYLKDILFGGKKNG; this is encoded by the coding sequence ATGACCGACAAGATAATCATAAAAGGCGCGAGGGAGCACAACCTCAAGAATATAGACGTCGAAATACCGCGTGATAAGTTCGTAGTTGTCACCGGCGTTTCGGGGTCCGGGAAATCAAGTCTCGCGTTCGATACGGTCTTCGCGGAAGGGCAGAGGCGCTATATCGAGTCGCTTTCGTCATACGCGAGGCAGTTCCTCGGGCAGATGGACAAGCCCGACGTCGACACGATAGAAGGGCTTTCTCCCGCGATATCCATAGACCAGAAAACGACCTCGAAAAACCCGCGTTCCACCGTCGGAACGGTAACGGAAATATACGACTACCTGCGCCTGCTTTACGCAAATATCGGCGTCGCGCACTGCCCGGTCTGCGGCAGGGTGATCGAGCAGCAGTCGGTCGACCAGATCGTCGACCGCATCCTCGCGTACCCGGACGGCACGCGCCTGATGATACTCGCGCCCATCGTCCGCAACCGCAAGGGCGAGCATCAGAAATTGCTCGAAGCCGCGTCGAAGGCGGGCTTCGTCCGCGTCCGCGTGGACGGCATAATGTACGACCTCGGCGAAAGCATCACGCTTGACAAAAACGTCAAGCACCGCATAGACGTCGTCGTCGACCGCGTGATCGTGCGCGACGAGGTCAAGGGGAGGATAACGGACTCCGTCGAGACCGCGCTCCGAATGGGCGAAGGGCTCGTCGCCGCGTCAACGGACGACGGCGAGATACTCTTCTCGCAGAACTACTCCTGCCCGGACCACGAGAATGTCTCTCTGGAGGAGCTCACGCCGCGAATGTTCTCCTTCAACAACCCCTACGGCGCCTGCGAAAAATGCTCCGGCCTGGGCGTCTTCATGAAGCTCGACCCCGACTTGATAATACCGGATAAAGACCTCTCCGTCGCGCAGGGCGCGATAAAGGCGAGCGGCTGGAACTACGGCGGCAGCAGCATCTGCACGATGTACTTCAACGGCCTCGCGAAGCACTACGGCTTCTCGCTCGACGCTCCGGTGAAGGATCTGCCGCGCTACGCGATAAACGCGCTGCTTTACGGCACCGGCGGCGAGCGCATCGTTATCGAGCGCATCAACGAATACGGCCACGGCACCTATCTTTCCGACTTCGAGGGCGTGATAAACAACCTCGAGCGCCGCTACCGCGAAACGCAGAGCGAATGGTCGCGTTCGGAGATCGAGAGCTGCATGAGCGCCGTCCCGTGCGAAGCGTGCCACGGCGCGCGTCTGAAGCCGGAGATCCTCGCCGTCACCGTCGGAGGCGTGAACATATACGAGCTGACCTCGCTTTCCATCGAGCGCGAGCTCGACTTCTTCGAACGGCTGCAGCTTACGGAACGCGAGCAGAAGATCGCCGGCATGATAATCAAGGAGATCAAGTCCCGCCTCGGCTTTTTGAAAAACGTCGGCCTGGGATATATCACCCTTGCACGCGCCGCGTCGACGCTTTCGGGCGGCGAAAACCAGCGCATCCGTCTCGCCACGCAGATCGGCTCCTCGCTGATGGGCGTGCTTTACATCCTCGACGAGCCGAGCATCGGCCTGCACCAGCGCGACAACCGCAAGCTGCTCGACGCGCTCAAACGCCTGCGCGACCTCGGCAACACGCTGATTGTCGTCGAGCACGACGAAGAAACGATGCGCGAAGCGGATATGGTCATAGACATAGGCCCGGGCGCGGGCGCGGACGGCGGCCGCCTCGTCGCGCAGGGTACGGCGGAGGAGATAATGAAGTGCGAAGACTCCGTCACCGGTCAGTATTTGAGCGGCAAAAAGAGTATCCCTGTCCCGAAGAAGCGCCGCAGAGGCACGGGCGAAAAGCTTACCGTCGTCGGCGCGCGCGAAAACAACCTGAAAGGCATCAACGTCGATATCCTCATAGGCACGTTCACCTGCGTGACCGGTGTTTCCGGCTCCGGCAAGTCGAGTCTCGTCAACGAAATACTCTTCAAGCATCTGAGCGCCGAATACAACCGCACGAAGCAGAAGGGCGGCAAGTGCGACGATATTCTTGGCAGGGAACACCTCAACAAAGTAATCAACATAGATCAGGACCCCATCGGCAGAATGCCGAGCTCCAACCCCGCGACCTACACCGGAGTTTTCAACGACATCCGCGCGCTCTTCGCCGAAACGACAGGCGCGAAGGAACGCGGCTTCAGCGCGGGCAGGTTCTCCTTCAACGTCCGCGGCGGACGCTGCGAGGCGTGCGAGGGCAACGGCATCGTGAAGATCGAGATGCACTTCCTGCCGGACGTTTACGTCCCCTGCGACGTCTGCAAGGGCAAGCGCTACAACCGCGAAACGCTCGCGGTGAAATACAAGGGCAAGAGCATCCACGACGTGCTCGAAATGACGGTGGACGAAGCGCTCGACTTCTTCGACAGTCTGCCGAAAATAAAGCGCAAGCTGCAGGTGCTTTCCGACGTCGGCCTCGGCTACATCAAGCTCGGGCAGCCCGCCACGACGCTTTCCGGCGGCGAAGCGCAGCGCGTGAAGCTCGCCACCGAGCTCGCGAAACGCGCCACCGGCAAGACGATCTACTTCCTCGACGAGCCGAGCACCGGCCTGCACTCCGCGGACGTGCAGAAGCTCGTTGAAGTCCTGCAGCGGCTCGTCGACGCGGGCAACACCGTCGTCGTCATCGAGCACAACCTCGACATAATCAAATCCGCCGACTATATTATCGACCTCGGGCCCGAGGGCGGGGAGGAAGGCGGCGAACTCGTCGCCTGCGGCACTCCCGAGCAGGTCGCGAAAACTAAAGGTTCATACACAGGCGAATACCTGAAAGACATATTATTTGGAGGAAAGAAAAATGGCTGA
- the galT gene encoding galactose-1-phosphate uridylyltransferase yields MAELRWHPLIKDWVMIASNRQNRPQMPKNDCPFCPGSGKVPDNYDVYMYPNDFPALSQTPPTPDPVATDFFKTAEAYGKCEVILYSPDHTKPIRELTDEHMLKLVDLWVERFNAMKADERIKYVFIFENRGEVVGVTMPHPHGQIYGYSFMPKKLCLELDSAKEHKEQTGKCLYCDLLENEVKERKRIIFENEYFTVFLPFFCEYPYGVYIMSKAHKGDITEFTAEDRFALGATIRRVSGTLDSLFGTNFPYMMCMHNAPVNSGDTREYFHFHIEFFPPMRSDVKQKFNASSETGAWAHCNPTAPEEKAEELRAAYRRFLEADAKR; encoded by the coding sequence ATGGCTGAACTCAGATGGCACCCGCTTATCAAAGACTGGGTAATGATCGCGTCCAACAGACAGAACAGGCCGCAGATGCCGAAAAACGACTGCCCCTTCTGTCCCGGCTCCGGCAAGGTGCCGGATAACTACGACGTATATATGTACCCCAACGACTTCCCGGCGTTGAGCCAGACTCCGCCGACGCCCGACCCCGTGGCGACCGACTTCTTCAAGACCGCGGAAGCGTACGGCAAATGCGAGGTCATACTGTATTCGCCCGACCATACAAAGCCGATCCGCGAGCTGACAGACGAGCATATGCTCAAGCTCGTCGACCTGTGGGTAGAGCGCTTCAACGCGATGAAAGCCGACGAGCGCATAAAGTACGTCTTCATCTTCGAGAACAGAGGCGAAGTCGTCGGCGTCACGATGCCGCACCCGCACGGCCAGATCTACGGCTATTCCTTCATGCCGAAAAAGCTCTGCCTCGAGCTCGACAGCGCGAAGGAACACAAGGAGCAGACCGGCAAATGCCTCTACTGCGACCTGCTCGAGAACGAAGTCAAAGAGCGGAAGCGTATAATCTTTGAGAACGAATACTTCACCGTTTTCCTGCCGTTTTTCTGCGAATATCCCTACGGCGTCTATATTATGTCGAAGGCGCACAAGGGCGATATCACGGAGTTCACCGCGGAAGATCGCTTCGCGCTCGGCGCGACGATACGCCGCGTTTCGGGAACGCTCGATTCGCTTTTCGGAACGAACTTCCCGTATATGATGTGTATGCATAACGCGCCTGTGAACAGCGGCGATACGAGAGAATACTTCCACTTCCACATCGAGTTTTTCCCGCCGATGCGCTCGGACGTCAAGCAGAAGTTCAACGCGTCCAGCGAAACGGGCGCGTGGGCGCACTGCAACCCCACCGCGCCGGAAGAAAAAGCGGAAGAGCTCCGCGCCGCCTATCGGCGCTTCCTTGAAGCCGACGCGAAGAGATAA
- a CDS encoding helix-turn-helix domain-containing protein, producing the protein MGYYSIAQISKLFGLSDRTLRSRLKDGTLVGEKINGKWMISSERIYDFISSPQTIPTLRTKVDGVYSRMFTSSDNGRKASEYMLLCRFHDAIDYESEKVIDLMMKASENSDIHFYRFVQKRDLIYIIKGEYSVVRKVINELYSIYIGIKE; encoded by the coding sequence ATGGGGTACTATTCGATCGCGCAAATCTCAAAGCTCTTCGGGTTGTCAGATAGGACGCTACGCTCACGTTTGAAGGATGGAACGCTTGTCGGTGAAAAAATCAACGGCAAGTGGATGATTTCAAGTGAAAGAATATACGATTTTATTTCTTCACCCCAAACTATACCGACGTTGAGAACGAAGGTCGACGGGGTTTATTCGCGGATGTTTACATCGAGCGACAACGGAAGAAAGGCATCGGAATATATGCTGTTGTGCCGCTTTCACGACGCTATTGATTATGAGAGCGAAAAAGTGATTGACTTGATGATGAAGGCATCGGAAAACAGCGATATTCATTTTTATCGTTTTGTTCAAAAACGCGACTTGATTTATATTATCAAAGGCGAATATTCGGTAGTTCGGAAAGTTATTAACGAGTTATACTCAATTTATATCGGCATCAAAGAATAA
- a CDS encoding TVP38/TMEM64 family protein: MEKRETHLSPKAKKIITIVSIAVMIAFFAAIAWFVGRPMLQFVREPEQFREWVNAHGFVGKLAFIGMQVLQVVVAVIPGEPLEIGAGYAFGVFEGLALCLIGVFIGGALIFAFTRYFGMKAVEAFFPKEKIESVKFLQNEKRLELIAFILFFIPGTPKDLLSYVGGLTPIKWHRWLLITTFARIPSIITSVIAGNALGVKDYTLAIIVTSATVVVSAVGLLIYGIITKKRRDKAKAENQEPEEIDNAV; the protein is encoded by the coding sequence ATGGAAAAACGGGAAACGCATCTTTCCCCCAAAGCAAAAAAGATAATAACGATAGTTTCGATAGCGGTGATGATCGCGTTTTTTGCGGCGATAGCGTGGTTTGTCGGGCGGCCGATGCTGCAGTTCGTCAGGGAGCCGGAACAGTTCCGCGAATGGGTGAACGCGCACGGCTTCGTCGGCAAGCTGGCGTTTATCGGTATGCAGGTGCTTCAGGTCGTCGTCGCGGTGATACCGGGCGAGCCGCTGGAGATCGGCGCCGGCTACGCTTTCGGCGTTTTCGAGGGGCTCGCGCTCTGCCTTATAGGCGTTTTCATCGGCGGCGCGCTGATATTCGCCTTCACTCGCTATTTCGGCATGAAGGCGGTGGAAGCGTTCTTCCCGAAGGAGAAAATAGAGTCGGTGAAGTTCCTGCAGAACGAAAAGCGGCTTGAGCTGATCGCCTTCATCCTCTTCTTCATCCCCGGCACGCCGAAGGATCTGCTCTCATACGTCGGCGGTCTGACGCCGATAAAATGGCACAGGTGGCTGCTGATAACGACCTTCGCGCGTATACCTTCGATCATCACGTCCGTCATCGCGGGCAACGCGCTCGGCGTGAAGGACTACACCCTCGCGATAATCGTTACCTCCGCGACCGTAGTCGTCAGCGCGGTCGGGCTGTTAATCTACGGAATCATAACGAAAAAGCGCCGCGACAAAGCGAAGGCGGAGAATCAGGAGCCGGAAGAGATCGACAACGCGGTTTAG